TAATCGGACCCGCATACCTTATTATTCGGATAGCGCTGGCAATAGGCAGGCCGAGCTGTTTTATCCCACTGCTCTCTAAATAAATCGACATGTGGGGAATTTTTAATAGCTTTCCAAAATGCATTGAATGATTTAAAATCCTTGATCATTTCAGCAAAGATATCAAGTTCAGGATCCCATCCGCTGCTTCCCATGCAGGCATTGACAATGCGATGATGAGTGAGTCGATTTTCAAATTCAAGCTGCTCTAGGCGTCTGGCATACGTTTCTCGGTTTAATCTACCCTGATCACTTTGATCGAAAATATATAAGAGCTCTTCTTGGTTAGAAGCATTTAATGTTTCAAATAGGATGACAGAAATCTTTTGCTTGCAAAGGCTTTGCCTGACGAAAATGGTTCTTGCCTCCGGCACCCATTTTCCATAGAAATTGTCATAGGGAAAATGCTCTTCACGCAGTTCTCGAACCCTGATCATTCCCTCTCCTCGCTGGTGTATCTCATTAAGGACTGCCTGACTGGCGGGACAGTTTTGAATGGCAGCCAGCGCTTCGGTGAGATTCATAATTTTTTCTCCAGGGCGGCAAGTTAATTGACGAGGGGTGTCGGAAGCATGGAGGCTATGATTAAAATCCGGATGAGGAGAAGAGTCTTCAGAATAGAGATCAAATAAGTCATTAAAGGCAGAAATGAGATTATACGCTCCATATGTGGCAGACAGTACGCCAAGAGTGAAAACGGCCAAATTTTGTTTGGAAGAGGCTTGAGCCGGCGGAGTGGAAGAGGGGTCAGTTGAGCGGGTGAAAAAAGAGAAAAGACGGGAAGGGACGTTGCTTTTAACAATGCAATAGACGCCCGTGGCTGTACAAATCGTTCCGCTAATTATTTTGCCTGTTGTAGGATACTGCGAACCTAGGTACATGCTTTCAGATACGACAAAATCAGCGGTTTGGGAAAGGGCTTCTTGGCTCGCTGCCTTAATATTGTTTATTAAGGCGGAAGGCAATGCAGAAAAGAAGTGGGAATAGGACGTTTTAGAAACGTCGGGGAGAATGGGGGCTTGGGCAGGCGATAGGGAAGAATAGGTAGTCTGCATCATTTATTTATCCTTATTTATTTAGTAAATGATAATTAATTGCATGTAAATCCACTATATTACGTGAGCTCCTAGCTAGGCCATTTACAGTTTTAAGAGACGGCTAGGCAGATTCCATCCGTGTTTTGTGCTTGAAAAAAGCTCGTCCATTCGCCTAATTTAACAAAAAAATAAAAATATTAACAGGCGGGTAATCAATGCAGCAAACAAGGGCCTTGGCTTTTTTCCGAGCTGGGCATGCCGGATAAGCGGGAACTTCCTCCTCATATTCAAATTGGCACATCAGGATGGCACTATGCCCATTGGAAGGCTGTTTTTTATCCTTCTAATGTGAGATGGCAAGAAAGCCTGCGTTTTTATGCTAACCACTTTAAAACAGTAGAAGTCAATTCTACCTTCTATCGGCTTCCAGCAGCAACAGCGCTGCAGAATTGGATCGAACAAGTTCCTAACGACTTTATTTTCTCTGTAAAGGCTAGTCAATTTATCACGCATAGCAAAAAGTTAAAAGATGCGGCAGAAAGTACAGCCCGTTTTTTTGATAGCATTCGACCTTTGCGCAAACAGCTGGGACCTTTGCTCTTTCAGCTTCCCTTTGCTTTTAAAAAGAACGCGGAGCGGTTAGAAGAATTTGTTCGTTCTTTAGCAGAACCTTTCACCTATGCTTTTGAGTTTCGCCATCCGTCTTGGTTCGCCGATGATATTTATGAAATCTTGCATACGCGACGCCTGGCCCTATGCATTTCGGAAATTAACGGTCAGTGTACGCCTAAGGAAGTAACGGTCCCTTTTACCTATATCCGCTTACACGGGCCTCATAAGGCTTATCAAGGCTCTTATAGCGCGCAAGAATTGGAAAAGTGGCAACATCAAATCGCTCAATGGGCTTCGCATTTAACAGTCTATTGCTATTTTGATAATGATGAAAAAGGCTATGCAATTAAAGACGCCTTGCGTTTAAAAAAAATGTTGCTAAAAGAGCTTTAAAGAAATCTCAAAATCAGTGTATTTAAGCAATCGTATTTCAGGAGGAAGCATGTACTATTTCTTAAGTTTGTATGGATTGGGAGCGATTGCCTTTATCATCCATTTATTCAAGCTGCCTTCGCATCAATGGACAAAGGACCGAATAATCGAATTGCTTCTTTTATATGAGCTTGTCTTTTATGTAGGAGTGACAAGCCTTGTGGCTTTTATTGGATTGACCTTCATGGATGACGTGGCGGCTCAGCTGCTGCAGTGGCCCATGTGTCCTTTCCAACAAGAATTGGGCAATGTCAATTTGGCGTTCGGCGTGCTTGGCATCATGTGCATTTGGTTTAGGCGGTCTTTTTGGATAGCGACAGTTGTGGGCTTTTCCATTTGGATTTTTGGAGATGCCATCCATCATTTCTACGATGCATATGCTCGTCACAATTATAGTGAAGGTAATCTAGGCATTCTTGTTTATACCGATCTTCTTGTTCCCATTCTTCTTTGCATTACCCTCTATTTTTATGTTAAGAGTAAAAGAAAAGAGCTGGACTTGGAACAGGCTGGCAAAATTTAAATCTTCAATTAAGGTCATTTCGATGGACAAAAAGGTGTTTCGCTATCTCCTTTATTCTTTTTGCTTGCTGATGGTGGGCTCTACTATTCAAGCAAATGAAGAGAGGCCGCAGCCCCCAGTAAAGAAAGCTTTAATTTTTGGCGTCACAGGACAAGATGGGGCTTACTTAACCGAATTTCTTTTAGGCAGAAATTATGAAGTGCATGGAATAAAAAGACGATCCTCTTCCCTTAATACCACTCGTATCGATGCTTTTTATCAAGATATTCATAATGCGCAATCCCACTTTATTTTGCATTATGGCGACCTGACGGATACAGCTAACGTCATTAGTTTGATTCAGACTATTCAGCCGGATGAAATTTATAATTTGGCCGCACAAAGCCATGTTAAAGTCTCCTTTGAGCTTCCGGAGTATACAGCGGAAGTGGATGGGATCGGGTCGTTGCGCATTTTAGAAGCCATTCGCCTGCTTGGGTTGGAAGAAAAAACGAAATATTATCAGGCTTCTACAAGCGAGCTCTATGGTTTAGTTCAAGAAACGCCTCAAACAGAAAAAACGCCGTTTTATCCTCGCTCGCCCTATGGAGTCGCCAAGCTCTATGGCTATTGGATTACAGTCAATTATCGCGAATCCTATGGCATTTTTGCCTGCAATGGTATCCTGTTTAATCATGAATCTCCCCTAAGAGGAGAGACTTTTGTCACGCGCAAGATTACCCTGGCGGCCTGCCGGCAATATCTCGGTTTGCAAGATGTCTTGTACTTGGGGAACTTGGATGCCAAGCGCGACTGGGGCTATGCGAAAGATTATGTAGAGGCCATGTGGTTGATGCTGCAGCAGGATAAGCCTGATGATTATGTCGTGGCAACAGGAGAAGCGCATTCTGTAAGGGAATTTGTCGAATTGGCTTATAAGGAACTGGGAATCGAGATCGAATGGCATGGAACAGGCGTGGATGAATGTGGAATAGATGCCAAAACAGGAAAAATACTTGTCAAAATCGACCCGCGCTATTATCGCCCGGCGGAGGTTGATTTCTTATTGGGTAAGCCCACAAAAGCTGAAACAGTGCTCAAATGGAAGCCGAAAACGAGCTTTCAAGAGCTGCTAAAGATCATGGTTGAAGCAGATTTAAAAATTGCGTCCAGAGAGCTAGCTTTACAATAACCTTGCCGATTTATTCCGATTCTGACAAAGATGTGTATGTATTAATTATTTTAAACGAGTGAAGATCTTTATCTTAAAGGAGCATGTATGGCTAAAATGCGCGCGGTTCAAGTTCCTGGTCCCAATCAGCCTTTCGAACTCGTCCAAAGAGAGATTCCAGAACCGAAAACCGGCACTGTGCGCATCAAAGTCCAAGCATGCGGAATCTGCCACAGCGATTCTTTTACTAAAGAAGGAACGTTCCCGGGAATTAACTATCCGCGGATACCGGGACATGAAGTGGCCGGCATTATCGATGCGGTAGGTCCAGATGTGATCGGCTGGCAGAAGGGGCAAAGAGTAGGGGTGGGCTGGTATGGCGGACATTGCGGACACTGCGAGTCGTGCCGGCGAGGAGATTTTGTTACCTGCGCAAATGGACAGATCTCGGGGATAACATTTGATGGAGGCTACGCAGATTACATGATCGCTCCTGTTGAGGCGTTGGCTTTAATTCCCGAAGAGCTATCAGCGGTAGATGCAGGCCCGCTAATGTGTGCCGGCATCACCACTTTCAATGCTTTGAGACATAGCGGGGCTGTGGCCGGCGATAGAGTCGCTATTCTTGGCATTGGCGGGCTGGGGCACTTAGCCGTGCAGTTTGCAGCTAAAATGGGATTTCAAACCATTGCCATTGCGCGAGGAGAGAGTAAAGCTGCTTTGGCCAAAAAGCTGGGGGCTCGCGAGTATATTGATTCGGAAAGCCAAAACGTCGCAGAAGAGCTCAAGAAAAGAGGGGGCGCCAAAGTCATTTTATCGACCGTGACAAGCGGCAAGGCCATCAGTTCTGTGATAGACGGACTGGCGATCGATGGAAAACTTGTGACTGTGGGAGTGGCCTCCGATCCTTTGCAAGTCTCCGTGCTTAGCTTAATTGGCGCCCGACGCTCAATTGCAGGATGGCCAAGCGGAACAGCGGCGGATTCTCAAGACACCTTGCTCTTCAGCGCTCTTAACGACATTCGATCCATGAACCATGTCTATCCTCTCGAGAAAGCCGCTGAAGCCTATGAATTCATGATGAGTGGAAAAGCCCGTTTTCGCGTTGTCTTGGAAACGGGGCAATAGCTTTAACGATTTCTTCTATCTTTAAGGAAGAAAGCGCCATTCTTCAAAGCTCTCTACCCATAAAGGAGAATTGATTTCTCCTTTTCTTTTTTTCTTCCCTGTCTTAGACTAAAAAAATTTCTAAAAAATTGAGAATAAATTTATGAGAAATTCTTTATCTAAGATCCTGGCGTTTATTCTACCTATCATCCTGTTTTTTTTCGTGCCGTTCACTTTAAAAGCCACAGATTTACCAGAAGAATTGTATGTTCGAGAAAGGTGGCTCTCTTGGACGACCACGTTTGATATCGAAAGCCGCACGCATGTTTTGGGCACAGTTCATCGAAGGTTCTTTTCCTTGATGCCTGAATATCACTTAAAAAATCAGGAAGAGCAATTATTGGCGAAAGCGAGAATGCGATTTTGGAGCTTTGGTGCTGTATTCGATATAGTCGATCATCAATCGATTCCCATCGGCTCTGTCGAGGAAGAATTTGCTTGGTTTTTCCCCTCCTTTAAAATTCTTGCGCCTTCCGGATTAAAATTGGCTGAAGCGACCCTCAATTTTTGGAGGACAACTTATATTTTAACAGATCCTTTTGATGGTCATACAATCGCCGTTATTTGGCGTTCTTTCTTTCGTTTTAAAAATAATTGGACTGTTAAAATCGTCGATCCCAGCGCGTTTGGCGAAAAGGGAATTCATCCACATATGTTTTTAACGCTTATGGCTTTCCAAGTCGATAGGGAATACTGGGAATCGATAAGAAATTCTGCTAGCCAACAGGTGCCCTTATTTAATGTGTTTGCGTATTCAAATTATGGAGAATTTAAAGAAAAACTAGAGGACTATCGAGCAGCTCTTGCCGGTATCGAGCCTACTCCTGACGATTTTCTTTTCATAGAATCGATCACGGATTTCTCTAGCCTAATAGGAAATAGGGACGATAAGGAAGAAGCCATTTCACTCTATTTGAGTCAGCTATTGGACTTGCTGGAGTCCGATCAACTGAATCCGCAACAAAAAGCCGCCTTATTTCTTATGCTAGAAGAAAAATTTAAAGAATTGAAATAAAGCAAGCTTTAATCCTTGCTAACAAAGAATCGTTGTTTGTTTATCTGATTTTTAAAAGAAGAGAGTAATTACTGTTAGAGACTGCCGAATGGCTAATTGTCTAGATCCTATGACAGTCTCAAAGAAGGAAAAAATGATGGATAGTAGCAAAGTCAAGAAACGATGGCTGCTTCTTCTAGTGACCATGTCACTTGTTCTCCCTTTGTTTAATCTGGGAGTGGAAGGCGCTTTTCTGAGCAATGAGGCGTTTAAGCTTGCATTGATTGAAACAAGCATACAATTATTCGTTGGGCTTATTTGGGCCTTGGTGATGTATTTTTGCGCTTACAAAAAGCCGGGAACAGGCTTGCTGACTTTTCAATTAGTGCTTGGCGTAATCGGTTTGATAAAAATGCCCGCGTTCCTAATAGATGATCTTAAGCAGGGACATGGACAGATAAGGCTTTATTTGAATTTGATTAACATAGGAATCACCATTGGATATTACGTTCTCAGCTATCAATTGCGAAAAATAAATAAGGCGATTCAATCGGCAGGGATTCAAT
Above is a window of Candidatus Protochlamydia phocaeensis DNA encoding:
- a CDS encoding DUF72 domain-containing protein; translation: MPDKRELPPHIQIGTSGWHYAHWKAVFYPSNVRWQESLRFYANHFKTVEVNSTFYRLPAATALQNWIEQVPNDFIFSVKASQFITHSKKLKDAAESTARFFDSIRPLRKQLGPLLFQLPFAFKKNAERLEEFVRSLAEPFTYAFEFRHPSWFADDIYEILHTRRLALCISEINGQCTPKEVTVPFTYIRLHGPHKAYQGSYSAQELEKWQHQIAQWASHLTVYCYFDNDEKGYAIKDALRLKKMLLKEL
- a CDS encoding DUF6790 family protein, whose translation is MYYFLSLYGLGAIAFIIHLFKLPSHQWTKDRIIELLLLYELVFYVGVTSLVAFIGLTFMDDVAAQLLQWPMCPFQQELGNVNLAFGVLGIMCIWFRRSFWIATVVGFSIWIFGDAIHHFYDAYARHNYSEGNLGILVYTDLLVPILLCITLYFYVKSKRKELDLEQAGKI
- the gmd gene encoding GDP-mannose 4,6-dehydratase, with translation MVGSTIQANEERPQPPVKKALIFGVTGQDGAYLTEFLLGRNYEVHGIKRRSSSLNTTRIDAFYQDIHNAQSHFILHYGDLTDTANVISLIQTIQPDEIYNLAAQSHVKVSFELPEYTAEVDGIGSLRILEAIRLLGLEEKTKYYQASTSELYGLVQETPQTEKTPFYPRSPYGVAKLYGYWITVNYRESYGIFACNGILFNHESPLRGETFVTRKITLAACRQYLGLQDVLYLGNLDAKRDWGYAKDYVEAMWLMLQQDKPDDYVVATGEAHSVREFVELAYKELGIEIEWHGTGVDECGIDAKTGKILVKIDPRYYRPAEVDFLLGKPTKAETVLKWKPKTSFQELLKIMVEADLKIASRELALQ
- a CDS encoding alcohol dehydrogenase; its protein translation is MAKMRAVQVPGPNQPFELVQREIPEPKTGTVRIKVQACGICHSDSFTKEGTFPGINYPRIPGHEVAGIIDAVGPDVIGWQKGQRVGVGWYGGHCGHCESCRRGDFVTCANGQISGITFDGGYADYMIAPVEALALIPEELSAVDAGPLMCAGITTFNALRHSGAVAGDRVAILGIGGLGHLAVQFAAKMGFQTIAIARGESKAALAKKLGAREYIDSESQNVAEELKKRGGAKVILSTVTSGKAISSVIDGLAIDGKLVTVGVASDPLQVSVLSLIGARRSIAGWPSGTAADSQDTLLFSALNDIRSMNHVYPLEKAAEAYEFMMSGKARFRVVLETGQ